A part of Neodiprion pinetum isolate iyNeoPine1 chromosome 4, iyNeoPine1.2, whole genome shotgun sequence genomic DNA contains:
- the LOC124216000 gene encoding LOW QUALITY PROTEIN: tetratricopeptide repeat protein 21B (The sequence of the model RefSeq protein was modified relative to this genomic sequence to represent the inferred CDS: substituted 1 base at 1 genomic stop codon) has translation MDETEYKALIQWYCRKKYYNGMLVHAKQACDAHPASENLKILLSLAYALIGQGRDAAKEVSGLIGYGDTTLAALLVQSYAHRFGNSIDRGALTQLDARIREDKRKATPQALTLAGTVLFLLGKVEKAKEYADRAYKLNPTNMDALLIKGWISLHLPKEGSAGKFTDYFEQALKQDRKHLNALLGSASYKEQNGDHESAISILNSIIVRYPKLSMPLIEKMSNQLAMKDWEQGLETSNRILLLDSNNTSAAKLKAIASLCRDGDYTEGLRYLQTFFRYLLLSEPKNIHLLIDGVQLFSRVTGRDPAILTELTKITEKCVQQNPQSSELMVELGNLNVFMGKIKDAEHWYRSTVRIDESSLPALMGLAHCQLLDTSSGATDLARQQIDFLREIQVNATSPKILYMSAKLSNHEPSIAVNYLDMAAMILLEDSKGIPYGFEYLKTLNPDFCLEIVKEFLIYLPSTSIGSAPEEKNSSSDTLKKQCLNILEKVCDACPGLAAALMLLGKVRLQNGDFDGALEALRKLLDSVDPTSAPGHLLMAQILARQGKYQQASQSLEVGLSYNFKVRDDPMYHLIIGLVEKENGDLNSCIHSLRVAMSYAGLMPGEGISTTTSIPTADKATLYLELISAYSKVKKYNEAISLMAEATGELCGTVEESRIIIGNAELCLDMGDVDQAISHLSRVHPGQPYYLQAHTRLAEIHLKWRKDRNAFAKCFRELVEHSPGPTTYSMLGDAYIAIQEPDRAIEAYEQSLKKSPSDKILASKMGKALVKTHQYGKAINYYKEATRQEGCGDLKLDMAELFMKMKQFDKAEATLAQELQVNDLXSFTDCRNANDLQSLELRTKQLLLLAKVRKRAGNTQAALATLREARENQSRAVQRAAVTPGSTMQKELLAQICSSMAEHASSLRDFDQAIVYYKEALSHNSSDTKALLSLAKIYMQVNDLDRCAQNCAALLTMDPSNEAALVMMADLAFRKVDFETAAFHFRQLLIRQPTYWTALARLIEVSRRTGNMDDLHEWISRAESSMSGSNQEAGFSYCAGLLDWRLGKLNSALRYFNAARRDPEWGQQAIYNMIDICLDPDDDSALTNDTFNDSDSEYQDSRSLALKTAQRLLQELNPKGGIQEMLTHRLLGDFFLLATKQKGNIERALQDCTALASQDALKDHVGPALGLATAHILLKQTPRARNHLKRVCRNVWSFEDAEYLERCWVLLADIYVQSSKYELANELLKRVLQHNATCVRAHELSGYIAEKEQNYREAAVQYSQAWKYGGRSKLSVGYKLAYCHMKSKAYADAIETCNEVLKQNPDYPRIKKDILEKSMNNLRT, from the exons atggatgagACCGAGTATAAAGCACTGATACAGTGGTACTGCcgcaaaaaatattataatggCATGTTAGTCCACGCGAAACAAGCGTGCGATGCTCATCCAGCTAgcgaaaacttgaaaattttactctctttggctTACGCACTGATAGGACAAGGCAGAGACGCTGCTAAGGAAGTTTCAGGATTAATTGGCTATGGAGATACAACGCTGGCTGCTTTATTAGTGCAAAGCTATGCTCACAGATTTGGCAATAGTATTGATAGAGGTGCATTGACTCAGCTAGACGCCCGTATCCGcgaagataaaagaaaagcTACACCTCAAGCACTAACATTGGCTGGCACCGTGCTGTTTCTACTCGGTAAAGTCGAAAAAGCTAAGGAATATGCTGACCGAGCATATAAGTTAAATCCTACGAATATGGATGCGCTATTGATCAAAGGATGGATTAGTTTGCACCTACCAAAAGAGGGGAGCGCAGGAAAATTCACAGATTACTTCGAGCAGGCTCTGAAACAAGACAGAAAACATCTTAACGCTTTACTTGGCTCTGCAAGCTACAAAGAACAGAATGGAGACCACGAAAGCGCGATATCTATACTTAACTCGATCATAGTTCGATATCCAAAACTGTCCATGCcgttgatagaaaaaatgtcCAACCAATTGGCCATGAAAGATTGGGAACAGGGGCTAGAAACTTCTAACAGAATACTATTACTTGATTCAAACAACACAAGCGCCGCAAAACTTAAAGCTATAGCATCGCTGTGCAGGGACGGCGACTACACCGAAGGGTTAAGATACttgcaaacatttttcagATACTTGTTGCTATCGGAGCCTAAAAATATACACCTTCTCATAGATGGAGTGCAATTATTCTCTCGAGTAACCGGACGGGATCCAGCCATATTAACAGAGCTGACAAAAATCACTGAGAAATGTGTACAGCAAAATCCTCAGAGCAGTGAACTGATGGTTGAATTAGGGAACCTGAATGTATTCATGGGAAAAATCAAGGATGCCGAACACTGGTACCGCAGTACGGTACGAATCGACGAATCTTCGCTGCCAGCATTGATGGGACTGGCGCATTGCCAGCTACTCGACACTTCTTCAGGGGCGACAGATTTGGCCAGACAGCAAATTGACTTTCTCAGAGAGATACAGGTAAATGCCACAAGTCCCAAAATTCTGTACATGTCAGCTAAATTGAGCAATCACGAGCCAAGTATAGCTGTAAATTATCTGGACATGGCAGCCATGATATTGCTGGAAGACTCTAAAGGTATTCCTTACGGATTTGAGTATCTCAAAACTTTGAATCCGGATTTTTGTTTGGAAATTGTAAAAGAGTTCTTGATATATTTACCAAGCACGTCAATTGGCAGTGCTCCGGAAGAGAAGAACTCGTCAAGCGATACGTTGAAAAAGCAGTGCTTGAATATACTCGAAAAAGTTTGCGACGCTTGTCCTGGCTTAGCGGCAGCTCTGATGTTGTTGGGAAAAGTCAGATTGCAAAATGGGGACTTTGACGGAGCTTTGGAAGCATTGAGAAAACTACTAGATTCGGTTGATCCAACCAGCGCACCAGGTCACTTGTTAATGGCTCAAATTCTCGCTCGCCAAGGAAAGTATCAGCAGGCTTCGCAAAGTTTGGAAGTTGGATTGAGCTACAATTTTAAAGTCAGAGATGATCCCATGTACCATTTGATCATTGGACTGGTCGAGAAAGAAAATGGAGACCTGAATAGCTGTATTCATAGTTTGCGTGTTGCTATGTCGTATGCCGGTCTAATGCCTGGCGAGGGTATATCAACAACCACTTCGATACCCACCGCAGACAAGGCGACGCTTTACCTTGAGCTCATATCTGCTTATAGTAAAGTCAAAAAGTATAATGAAGCAATTTCACTTATGGCGGAGGCTACGGGGGAATTATGTGGCACTGTTGAGGAGAGTCGCATAATAATCGGAAATGCTGAACTCTGTCTGGACATGGGCGATGTAGACCAGGCCATAAGTCATTTATCAAGAGTTCATCCAGGTCAGCCTTACTACTTGCAAGCGCACACAAGACTCGCTGAAATTCACCTCAAGTGGAGAAAGGACAGGAATGCTTTTGCCAAGTGTTTCAG AGAACTAGTCGAGCACTCTCCTGGTCCGACAACATACAGCATGCTTGGGGATGCCTATATCGCCATTCAAGAACCGGACCGCGCGATAGAAGCCTATGAACAGTCCCTGAAGAAAAGTCCATCGGACAAAATACTGGCTAGCAAAATGGGAAAGGCACTGGTCAAAACACACCAATACGGAAAGGCAATAAATTACTACAAAGAAGCAACGCGCCAGGAAGGTTGCGGTGATCTGAAATTGGATATGGCAGAATTGTTCATGAAAATGAAACAGTTCGACAAAGCGGAAGCCACTCTTGCTCAAGAGTTGCAAGTTAA CGATTTGTGATCGTTTACAGATtgtcgcaatgcaaacgaccTACAGAGCTTAGAACTGCGAACAAAACAGCTACTGTTACTGGCCAAGGTTCGCAAAAGAGCAGGCAATACGCAGGCAGCCCTCGCAACTCTGCGTGAAGCCAGAGAAAATCAGAGTAGGGCTGTTCAGAGAGCTGCTGTCACGCCTGGTTCAACAATGCAGAAGGAGTTGCTGGCTCAAATATGCTCGAGTATGGCGGAGCATGCTTCATCTCTGAGAGATTTTGACCAGGCTATCGTCTACTACAAGGAGGCTTTGAGTCACAATTCTAGTGACACTAAGGCTCTGCTTTCGCTCGCCAAGATTTACATGCAG GTAAACGACCTGGATCGTTGCGCTCAAAACTGTGCAGCCTTACTAACAATGGATCCGAGCAACGAGGCAGCACTGGTGATGATGGCTGATCTGGCCTTTCGCAAAGTGGATTTTGAAACTGCTGCGTTCCATTTTCGTCAGTTATTAATTCGTCAGCCGACTTATTGGACAGCGCTGGCAAGACTGATAGAAGTTTCTCGTCGAACAG GCAACATGGATGACCTTCACGAGTGGATCTCTAGGGCAGAATCTAGTATGAGTGGTTCAAACCAAGAAGCTGGCTTCTCTTACTGCGCCGGTCTGTTAGATTGGAGACTTGGCAAGCTGAATTCTGCGCTTCGGTACTTTAATGCTGCTCGACGAGATCCGGAGTGGGGTCAGCAGGCCATCTACAACATGATTGATATATGCTTGGACCCTGACGATGACTCTGCGCTAACCAATGATACTTTCAATGACAGTGATTCTGAGTACCAAGATTCAAGATCACTGGCATTGAAAACAGCTCAACGCTTATTGCAG GAACTGAACCCAAAGGGAGGCATCCAGGAGATGCTGACCCACCGATTGCTGGGTGATTTCTTCCTCTTGGCGACGAAGCAGAAGGGAAACATTGAGCGTGCCCTACAAGATTGTACAGCTCTGGCGAGCCAGGATGCGCTCAAGGATCACGTCGGTCCAGCGCTGGGCTTGGCTACGGCTCACATCCTGCTTAAGCAAACGCCGCGAGCACGCAACCACCTCAAGAGAGTTTGCAGGAATGTTTGGTCCTTCGAAGATGCCGAATACTTGGAACGTTGCTGGGTCCTGCTGGCCGACATTTACGTCCAGTCGAGCAAATACGAGCTGGCCAACGAGCTGCTGAAGCGCGTTCTTCAGCACAACGCGACCTGTGTACGAGCCCACGAATTGTCCGGCTACATAGCCGAGAAGGAACAGAATTATCGCGAGGCCGCCGTCCAGTATTCCCAGGCCTGGAAGTACGGAGGAAGGTCGAAACTCTCCGTCGGTTACAAACTCGCCTATTGCCATATGAAGAGTAAGGCTTACGCTGACGCCATTGAAACTTGCAACGAAGTGTTGAAACAAAATCCGGATTATCCACGGATAAAAAAAGACATACTGGAAAAGTCTATGAACAATTTGCGAACTTAG